A region of Desulfuromonas sp. TF DNA encodes the following proteins:
- a CDS encoding transcriptional regulator, which produces MKQKPKSPVLPSSHTETARRRIMALLENQPVSARDISGAVGLAEKEVYPHLEHIRRSLQRERRRLIVLPSSCLGCGFVFHKRQRLTTPGKCPVCRSESISETFFSIGRPV; this is translated from the coding sequence ATGAAACAGAAGCCGAAATCCCCTGTTCTCCCCTCTTCCCACACCGAAACCGCAAGACGCCGGATCATGGCGCTGCTGGAGAATCAGCCGGTCTCCGCCCGGGACATCTCCGGAGCTGTCGGTTTGGCGGAGAAGGAAGTCTACCCTCATCTGGAGCACATCCGGCGCAGCCTTCAACGGGAGAGGCGGCGGCTGATCGTCCTGCCGTCCTCCTGCCTCGGATGTGGTTTTGTCTTCCACAAACGGCAGCGGCTGACAACCCCCGGCAAGTGCCCGGTTTGCCGTAGCGAATCGATTTCCGAGACCTTCTTTTCAATAGGTAGGCCGGTATAA